A genomic segment from Dendropsophus ebraccatus isolate aDenEbr1 chromosome 7, aDenEbr1.pat, whole genome shotgun sequence encodes:
- the LOC138796530 gene encoding vomeronasal type-2 receptor 26-like, with protein MVKNIAMTILLIPVPRVYRYLMAFIFAIDEINKSPNILPNTTLGYHVYDSCNNVIRAVDNVLQTLSGFGDTIPNYNCEKFENLVGVIGDMNPDVSFYMAQMLNIFEYSQISYSAVDPILSNVKLFPSFFQALPNYSTQLQAIVQVLRHYKWTWIGVITSDDDIGEKQSQELKTMVAKYDICVEYIIKIYDEREKSKNIFENLRILNKAPPTPPVEPQISTICCKSSSWKSRSEKIPVSSCSDHCPPGYKRTIKPGIHKCCFGCLKCSEGEISNETDSVSCLKCPEDQWPNDFNECVLKPLEFLSYKNDLTVLIVSIVSVFCFTKASAILSIFIVFRDTPVVRANNQTLSFILLVSIMLSFLCVFLFLGRPTHVTCMLRQTSFGIIFSVAISSILAKTIMVYMAFKATKPGSSWRKFIGVKIPNCVVFFCSFIQVLLSIIWLSTSPPFPEQNTQLYQDKIIFQCNEGSMLAFSILLGYMGLLAAVSFIVAFLARNLPDSFNEAKNITFSMLVVCSVWVAFIPAYMSVTGKNTVLVEIFAVISSIIGILGCIFFPKCYIILVKSELNTKNNLSRQIKAINK; from the exons ACCCGTGCCTCGAGTCTACAGATATCTCATGGCCTTTATTTTTGCCATTGATGAGATTAACAAGAGCCCAAATATTTTACCGAATACGACCCTGGGATACCATGTCTATGACTCTTGTAACAATGTGATTAGGGCTGTAGACAATGTTCTGCAGACTCTCTCTGGGTTTGGAGATACAATTCCTAATTACAATTGTGAGAAATTTGAAAACTTGGTCGGTGTTATTGGAGATATGAATCCAGATGTATCTTTTTACATGGCACAAATGTTAAACATTTTTGAATACTCACAG ATCAGTTATAGTGCGGTGGATCCTATTCTAAGCAACGTAAAACTCTTTCCATCCTTCTTCCAAGCACTTCCCAATTACTCAACCCAACTCCAGGCAATTGTTCAGGTACTGAGACATTATAAGTGGACGTGGATCGGTGTTATTACATCTGATGATGATATCGGAGAGAAGCAGAGCCAGGAGCTAAAGACAATGGTGGCTAAATATGATATCTGTGTTGAatatattattaaaatatatgatgaaagggaaaaaagtaaaaacatttttGAAAACCTCAGGATCCTTAACAA AGCCCCCCCGACCCCTCCGGTGGAGCCCCAGATATCTACCATTTGCTGTAAGTCCAGCTCCTGGAAGTCCCGCTCGGAGAAG ATCCCAGTCTCTAGCTGCTCAGATCACTGTCCTCCAGGTTACAAGAGAACTATAAAGCCGGGAATACATAAATGCTGCTTTGGATGTTTGAAATGTTCAGAGGGAGAAATAAGCAATGAAACAG acagTGTCTCGTGCTTAAAATGTCCTGAAGATCAATGGCCAAATGATTTCAATGAGTGTGTTCTGAAACCTCTTGAATTTCTGTCTTACAAAAATGACCTTACAGTTCTCATAGTCTCCATAGTTTCTGTCTTCTGTTTTACCAAAGCTTCTGCAATCTTGAGCATCTTTATTGTATTCCGAGACACTCCAGTGGTGAGAGCCAATAACCAAACCCTGAGCTTCATCCTACTGGTCTCCATCATGTTGAGTTTCCTCTGTGTATTCTTGTTCCTGGGTCGCCCTACACATGTCACCTGTATGCTCCGCCAGACTTCATTTGGGATCATCTTCTCAGTAGCCATCTCTTCTATTCTGGCTAAAACCATCATGGTCTACATGGCCTTCAAAGCCACCAAACCTGGAAGCTCCTGGAGGAAATTTATTGGTGTAAAAATTCcaaactgtgttgtcttcttctgTTCATTTATTCAAGTTTTACTCAGTATCATCTGgttatctacatctcctccattccCAGAACAGAACACTCAGTTATATCAAGACAAGATCATAttccagtgtaatgaagggtcaatgCTGGCCTTCTCCATACTCCTGGGCTATATGGGACTACTCGCTGCTGTTAGTTTCATTGTTGCTTTCTTGGCCAGAAATTTACCAGATAGTTTTAATGAAGCTAAAAACATTACATTCAGCATGCTGGTTGTGTGCAGTGTCTGGGTGGCTTTTATCCCGGCCTATATGAGTGTTACTGGGAAGAATACAGTTCTTGTAGAAATATTTGCTGTAATATCTTCCATTATTGGTATTTTAGGCTGCATATTCTTCCCAAAAtgttatataatactggtgaaatCGGAGTTAAATACTAAAAATAATTTATCCAGACAAATTAAggcaattaataaataa
- the LOC138796529 gene encoding vomeronasal type-2 receptor 26-like — protein MPRFYRYLMAFIFSIDEINKNLDILPNTTLGYHVYDSCNNVNNAIDNVLQILSGFGDTIPNYTCKKFGNLVGVIGDMNPDISLNLAQMLTIFGYSQISYGAVDPILSNVKLFPSFFQALPNYSTQLQAIVQLLRHYNWTWIGVVASNDFVGEKQSQELKTMAAKYDICIEYVIKIYDEREEEKNEKLNLSILNSSTSQVIVICGKFTVYVAYFIEFQFRKAHEKTFIIPVGWNSHMIIPETRKPTFHGSLVFSPHLKRIRDLKNFLDNISPINRPRDILMENILAYTFHCLTSFPDLNKIPDHYQLHECDKTIKLSKLGTNLYDNESFGVTYLVYKSVYAMAHSLHEMQLHLHRNSKDKYKEFKVYMKKYLRRIHFRDPLGEDVHLNEKGELSSLYHILNYACPFDGTLLHSVVGKFNATMEEGSQLEISNEEIVWKTLDIPVSTCSDQCPPGYKRILKPGIHKCCFECLKCSEGEITNETDSVSCLKCPEDQWPNDFNECVPKPIEFLSYNNGLTVLTVCIISVLCFFKTSTILGIFILFRDTPVVRANNQTLSFILLVSIMLSFLCVFLFLGRPTHVTCMLRQTSFGIIFSVAISSILAKTIMVYMAFKATKPGSSWRKFIGVKITNCVVFFCSFLQVLLSIIWLSTSPPFPEQNTHLYQDKIIFQCNEGSMLAFSILLGYMGLLIAVSFIVAFLARNLPDSFNEAKNITFSMLVVCSVWVAFIPAYMSVTGKNTVLVEIFAIISSSVGILGCIFFPKCFIILLRPELNTKSGLSRQIGIITLKI, from the exons ATGCCTCGATTCTACAGATATCTCATGGCctttattttttccattgacGAAATTAACAAGAATCTGGATATTTTACCGAATACGACCCTGGGATACCATGTGTATGACTCCTGTAACAATGTGAATAATGCCATAGACAATGTTCTACAGATTCTCTCTGGTTTTGGAGACACAATTCCTAATTACACTTGTAAGAAGTTTGGAAACTTGGTCGGTGTTATCGGAGACATGAATCCAGATATATCCTTAAACTTAGCTCAAATGTTAACCATTTTTGGATACTCACAG ATCAGTTATGGTGCGGTGGATCCTATACTCAGCAATGTAAAACTCTTTCCGTCCTTCTTCCAAGCACTTCCCAATTACTCAACCCAACTCCAGGCAATTGTTCAGTTACTCAGACATTATAACTGGACATGGATCGGTGTTGTGGCATCTAATGATTTTGTGGGGGAGAAGCAGAGCCAGGAGCTAAAGACAATGGCCGCTAAATATGATATCTGTATAGAGTATGTTATTAAAATATATGATGaaagggaagaagaaaaaaacgaaaaactAAACCTATCGATCCTTAACAGCTCAACTTCTCAGGTCATTGTAATCTGCGGAAAATTTACTGTTTATGTTGCATATTTTATTGAATTCCAATTTAGAAAAGCTCATGAGAAGACATTCATTATACCAGTAGGATGGAATTCCCACATGATAATCCCTGAAACACGAAAACCAACATTTCATGGGAGTCTGGTGTTTTCTCCGCATTTAAAGAGGATACGAGATTTGAAAAATTTCCTAGACAATATCAGCCCAATAAATCGTCCAAGGGACATTTTAATGGAGAACATCTTGGCCTATACTTTTCATTGCTTAACCTCATTTCCGGATCTTAATAAAATTCCTGATCACTATCAGCTTCATGAATGCGACAAAACTATAAAATTAAGTAAACTTGGGACAAATCTCTATGACAATGAGAGTTTTGGAGTCACTTATCTAGTGTATAAATCTGTCTATGCCATGGCCCATTCTCTACATGAGATGCAATTACATCTACACAGAAATAGTAAAGACAAATACAAAGAATTTAAAGTTTACATGAAAAAA TACCTAAGAAGAATTCATTTCAGAGATCCTCTCGGAGAAGATGTCCATTTAAATGAGAAAGGAGAATTGTCTTCTCTCTATCACATCCTTAACTATGCCTGTCCATTTGACGGAACATTGCTCCATAGCGTTGTTGGAAAATTTAACGCAACAATGGAAGAAGGAAGTCAGCTGGAAATCAGCAATGAGGAAATAGTTTGGAAAACTTTAGAT ATTCCAGTTTCCACCTGCTCTGATCAGTGTCCTCCGGGTTACAAAAGAATTTTGAAGCCGGGAATACATAAATGCTGCTTTGAATGTTTAAAATGTTCAGAAGGAGAAATAACCAATGAAACAG ACAGTGTCTCATGCCTAAAATGTCCTGAAGACCAATGGCCAAATGATTTCAATGAGTGTGTACCAAAACCTATTGAATTTCTGTCTTACAATAATGGCCTCACAGTTCTTACAGTCTGTATCATTTCTGTCTTGTGCTTTTTCAAAACATCTACAATCTTGGGCATCTTCATTCTATTCCGAGACACTCCAGTGGTCAGAGCCAATAATCAAACCCTGAGCTTcatcctcctggtctccatcatgTTGAGTTTCCTCTGTGTATTCTTGTTCCTGGGTCGCCCTACACATGTCACCTGTATGCTCCGCCAGACTTCATTTGGGATCATCTTCTCAGTAGCCATCTCTTCTATTCTGGCTAAAACCATCATGGTCTACATGGCCTTCAAAGCCACCAAACCTGGAAGCTCCTGGAGAAAATTTATTGGTGTAAAAATTAcaaactgtgttgtcttcttctgTTCATTTCTTCAAGTGTTACTCAGTATCATCTGgttatctacatctcctccattccCAGAACAGAACACTCACTTATATCAAGACAAGATCATAttccagtgtaatgaagggtcaatgCTGGCCTTCTCCATACTCCTGGGCTATATGGGACTACTCATTGCTGTTAGTTTTATTGTTGCTTTCTTGGCCAGAAATTTACCAGATAGTTTTAATGAAGCTAAAAACATAACATTCAGCATGCTGGTTGTGTGCAGCGTCTGGGTGGCTTTTATCCCGGCCTATATGAGTGTTACTGGGAAGAATACAGTTCTTGTAGAAATATTTGCTATAATATCTTCAAGTGTTGGTATTTTAGGCTGCATATTCTTCCCGAAATGTTTTATAATACTGTTGAGACCGGAGTTAAATACAAAGAGCGGTTTATCTAGGCAAATTGGGATAATCACTCTTAAAATTTGA